In Geminocystis sp. NIES-3708, a single window of DNA contains:
- a CDS encoding M1 family metallopeptidase: MSHLQYYFDTEEKKSFELPGAKPHYNPDRYGQVQHIFLDLDLDIPHQSFRGICTIILTPVRNNITQLSLDAIDLTIESILIDNISQAFEYNGEIITINLLQPTTEEDLKIAITYSKEKPQRGLYFIAPDEYYPDKPSQVWTQGEDEDSRYWFPCFDYPGQLTTSEIRVTVPSDYIAISNGELFKTEEIGENKIYHWLQPQVHPTYLMTLAVGKFAEIEDKYQEIPVNYYVEKGKETEAKISMGKTPKMIEFFSQKYGYPYPYTKYAQVCVDDFIFGGMENTSTTLLTDRCLLDEKASLDNRNTESLVAHELAHQWFGDLVVIKHWSHAWIKEGAASYAEVLWTEHEYSNDEGAYYLLKEARNYLHEDSSRYRRPIVTNIYREAIELYDRHLYEKGACVYHMIRGILGEELFDKFIHTFVNDNAHKTVETIDLLRAIENSTGYNLSPLFDQYVFRGGHPDFKINYSWDSESNLAIITIKQTQAKEENGKFKDLFDLKIPFAFGYIKEGEKPDLKLISLKLNQPEQVFYFPLTKKPDFISFDVGNYHLKTVKLEYGFSELKTQLQHDPNVISRIYAAIAIGKKGNLEAVKTLTESLEKEKFWGVKVEIIKQLGKIKLNQAIDVLIAHINDNDAKIRRTIVEALTHHKTESSYQALKNIVINGDESYYVESSAILGLGKLATGTLESKQSEVIELLEVILAEKSGWNEIIRSSALNGLSHLKTNEKAADIIAKYTELGIPQPLRLTAIRCLGVIAHGQKPDKLTLILQRFESILTDTFFLTQMALISGLSHIEDSEAIALLINLADTTPDGRVKRRAEEAINEVREKLGKDKTSKDLQKAIDKLKEENQDLQSRLAKLEAINH, translated from the coding sequence ATGAGTCATTTGCAATATTATTTTGACACTGAAGAAAAAAAAAGTTTTGAGTTACCCGGTGCGAAACCTCATTATAATCCTGATCGTTACGGACAAGTTCAACACATTTTTCTTGATTTAGATTTAGATATTCCTCATCAAAGTTTTAGGGGTATTTGTACGATTATTTTAACTCCCGTGAGAAATAATATTACTCAATTAAGTCTCGATGCCATCGATTTAACCATCGAATCAATTTTGATTGATAATATAAGTCAAGCGTTTGAATATAACGGTGAAATTATCACAATTAATCTTTTACAGCCTACCACTGAAGAAGATTTGAAAATCGCGATCACCTATAGTAAAGAAAAACCCCAACGAGGCTTATATTTTATCGCACCTGATGAGTATTATCCTGACAAACCAAGCCAAGTTTGGACACAAGGAGAAGATGAAGATTCTCGATACTGGTTTCCTTGTTTCGATTATCCAGGGCAATTGACAACATCTGAGATTAGAGTAACAGTACCTTCAGATTATATTGCAATTTCTAACGGTGAGTTATTTAAAACAGAAGAAATAGGAGAAAATAAAATCTATCATTGGTTACAGCCTCAAGTTCACCCTACTTATTTAATGACTTTGGCAGTAGGAAAATTTGCGGAAATAGAAGATAAATATCAAGAAATTCCTGTTAATTATTATGTGGAAAAAGGAAAAGAAACTGAAGCCAAAATTAGTATGGGTAAAACCCCAAAAATGATTGAATTTTTCAGTCAAAAATATGGTTATCCTTATCCTTACACTAAATATGCTCAAGTTTGTGTCGATGATTTTATTTTCGGCGGCATGGAGAACACATCTACTACTTTGTTAACTGATCGCTGTTTATTAGACGAAAAAGCATCCCTTGACAACCGCAACACAGAAAGTTTAGTCGCCCATGAATTGGCACATCAATGGTTTGGAGATTTAGTGGTAATCAAACATTGGAGTCACGCATGGATTAAAGAGGGTGCAGCTTCCTATGCAGAAGTATTATGGACTGAACACGAATACAGTAATGATGAGGGTGCATATTATTTATTAAAAGAGGCTCGAAATTATTTACATGAAGATTCTTCTCGTTATCGTCGTCCCATTGTTACTAATATTTACAGAGAAGCTATAGAATTATACGATCGCCATTTATATGAAAAAGGTGCTTGTGTTTATCACATGATTAGAGGGATTTTAGGAGAGGAATTATTTGATAAATTTATTCATACTTTCGTTAATGATAATGCCCATAAAACTGTAGAAACTATTGATTTATTAAGAGCAATTGAAAACTCAACTGGTTATAATTTAAGCCCTCTTTTTGATCAGTATGTTTTTAGAGGAGGACATCCAGATTTTAAAATTAATTATAGTTGGGATAGTGAATCAAACTTAGCTATTATAACTATTAAGCAAACTCAAGCTAAAGAAGAAAACGGTAAATTTAAGGATTTATTTGACTTAAAAATACCTTTTGCTTTCGGTTATATAAAAGAAGGAGAAAAACCAGACTTAAAACTCATTTCTCTTAAACTTAATCAACCAGAACAAGTATTTTATTTTCCTTTAACAAAAAAGCCTGATTTTATCTCCTTTGATGTCGGTAATTATCATTTAAAAACCGTTAAATTAGAATATGGGTTTAGTGAGTTAAAAACTCAATTACAACATGATCCTAATGTCATATCTCGTATTTATGCGGCGATCGCTATTGGGAAAAAGGGTAACTTAGAAGCAGTAAAAACCTTAACAGAATCCCTCGAAAAAGAGAAATTTTGGGGGGTAAAAGTTGAAATAATTAAACAATTGGGCAAAATTAAGCTAAATCAAGCTATTGACGTATTAATAGCTCATATTAACGATAATGATGCAAAAATTAGAAGAACAATTGTAGAAGCCTTAACTCACCATAAAACTGAATCTAGCTATCAAGCTTTAAAAAATATCGTTATCAATGGTGATGAAAGTTATTATGTTGAATCCTCTGCTATTCTTGGATTAGGCAAATTAGCAACAGGCACTTTAGAGAGTAAACAATCAGAAGTCATTGAACTATTAGAAGTAATTTTAGCAGAAAAAAGCGGTTGGAATGAAATTATCAGATCATCTGCTCTTAATGGTTTAAGTCATCTCAAAACCAATGAAAAAGCTGCTGATATAATTGCTAAATACACAGAATTAGGTATTCCTCAACCTTTACGTTTAACTGCTATTCGTTGCCTAGGCGTAATCGCTCACGGTCAAAAACCTGATAAGCTAACTCTTATTCTGCAAAGATTTGAGTCCATATTGACAGATACCTTCTTTTTGACTCAAATGGCATTAATAAGTGGTTTAAGTCATATAGAAGACTCTGAAGCCATTGCTCTGTTAATAAATTTAGCAGATACCACCCCGGATGGAAGAGTTAAACGCAGAGCGGAAGAAGCGATTAACGAAGTGCGAGAAAAACTAGGTAAAGACAAAACTTCTAAAGACTTACAAAAAGCCATTGATAAATTGAAGGAGGAAAATCAGGATTTGCAAAGTCGTTTAGCAAAACTAGAAGCGATTAACCATTAA
- a CDS encoding MlaD family protein translates to MVFFLKGHRFQNNNYQLKLLFANAGGLREGGRVFFRGVGVGRITQISPSSNGVEIVTEIDGQLRIPADVRVSTIRSGLLGDVSVNIIPKNDLTEEAKQINPLSQDCSTQNLILCNRSSINAQASPDLVETLGRLADRFNNDELFDNVNNAIISVNSASTKVSKLTDNLSTLTTQVKQDFNKVSTAAERIGTTADSVAMTAQSFSRTADVTSEQVKRLADDYSGLSSEITSLTNNVNTVVSENRSNLSTAIANLSQTAQEISRAVKNTDQLITRVNQTDVEKISKNLETSSQNLTQISKNLLAISEELNNPTNLVTLQQTLDSARVTFANTAKITSEIEEFTGDAEFRRNLRNLVNGLSNLVSYTDLLEKQVELATLLEEVEKVTSENSSITLPPKTTLYITKKQFPAAIHIDQNLEVKKSNQ, encoded by the coding sequence ATGGTATTTTTTTTAAAAGGTCATCGATTTCAGAATAATAACTATCAATTAAAACTTTTATTTGCCAATGCAGGAGGATTAAGAGAAGGTGGGAGAGTTTTTTTTCGTGGTGTAGGTGTAGGTAGAATTACACAAATTAGTCCAAGTAGTAACGGGGTAGAAATTGTTACGGAAATTGATGGACAATTAAGGATACCGGCTGATGTTCGAGTTTCAACAATACGTTCTGGATTATTAGGAGATGTTAGTGTTAATATTATTCCCAAGAATGATCTAACAGAAGAAGCAAAACAGATTAATCCCTTAAGTCAAGATTGTTCGACGCAAAATCTAATTTTATGTAATAGATCAAGTATCAACGCTCAAGCTAGTCCTGATTTAGTAGAAACATTAGGTCGTTTAGCGGATCGTTTCAATAATGATGAATTGTTTGATAACGTTAATAATGCCATTATTAGTGTCAATAGTGCTAGTACTAAGGTATCGAAATTAACAGATAATCTTTCAACATTAACCACCCAAGTTAAACAAGATTTCAATAAAGTTTCTACCGCAGCCGAGAGAATTGGTACAACGGCTGATTCTGTGGCTATGACTGCTCAATCTTTTTCTCGTACTGCTGATGTCACCTCAGAACAAGTCAAACGTTTAGCGGATGATTATAGTGGACTTTCTTCTGAAATTACTTCTCTAACCAATAATGTTAATACAGTTGTCAGTGAAAATAGATCTAACCTTAGCACTGCCATCGCTAATTTAAGCCAAACCGCCCAAGAAATTAGTCGAGCAGTCAAAAATACCGATCAATTAATAACTAGAGTTAATCAAACAGATGTCGAAAAAATATCAAAAAATTTGGAAACCAGCAGTCAAAATTTGACACAAATTAGCAAAAATTTATTAGCTATTTCCGAAGAATTAAATAATCCTACTAATCTCGTAACTCTTCAACAAACTTTAGACTCAGCAAGAGTAACCTTTGCAAATACGGCGAAAATCACCTCAGAAATTGAGGAATTTACAGGAGATGCTGAATTTAGGCGTAACTTGAGAAATTTAGTAAACGGATTGAGTAATTTAGTCTCTTATACTGATTTATTAGAAAAGCAAGTCGAATTAGCAACACTATTAGAAGAAGTAGAAAAAGTTACCTCCGAAAATTCTTCCATAACATTACCTCCCAAAACAACATTGTATATTACAAAAAAACAATTTCCTGCGGCTATACATATTGACCAAAATTTAGAAGTAAAGAAGTCCAATCAATAA
- the ndk gene encoding nucleoside-diphosphate kinase: protein MERTFLMVKPDGVQRNLIGEVIQRLEKKGFTLVGLKLMAVSRELAEQHYDVHKERPFFAGLVEFIVSSPVVAMVWEGEGVVASARKIIGATDPLAAEPGTIRGDFGVSIGRNLIHGSDAIETAQREIALWFKEGELASWENVAKPWLVE from the coding sequence ATGGAACGTACTTTTTTAATGGTGAAGCCTGATGGTGTGCAACGTAACCTTATCGGTGAAGTTATCCAACGCTTAGAAAAAAAAGGTTTTACCCTCGTTGGTTTAAAATTAATGGCAGTTTCTCGTGAATTAGCCGAGCAACATTATGACGTACATAAAGAAAGACCTTTTTTCGCAGGTTTAGTTGAATTCATAGTTTCTTCTCCTGTTGTTGCCATGGTATGGGAAGGAGAAGGTGTTGTGGCTTCCGCTCGTAAAATTATTGGTGCAACTGATCCTTTAGCGGCTGAACCCGGTACAATTAGAGGAGATTTTGGTGTTAGTATTGGACGTAACCTCATTCATGGTTCAGATGCGATCGAAACTGCCCAAAGAGAAATTGCTTTATGGTTTAAAGAAGGCGAATTAGCTTCATGGGAAAATGTCGCAAAACCTTGGCTAGTTGAATAA
- a CDS encoding tandem-95 repeat protein has product MTDSTVRYLSQMLKPILANFADSDDFTVQMAEIFGISAEVDILRQQWKNESWVLPTVELVSSSVINGALGAYSLQTGKIYLSQELINSNNTDLIIGILLEEYGHHVDGLLNVTDTLGDEGELFSNLLRGIILSEAQLHNISTENDHATIVINGEETPIEMDASTFIVNSTDDTDDGDINNGVTTLREAVNAANASSGADTITFGGSVFTDDTPDKIILTNGQLFINDSLTIIGTGINQLTLSGDANNSGNNDGGDVRLFFVNQGTVNLSNLTLSGGRSQGGNGQESGGGGGAGMGGALFINDGIVKLGNITFTNNQAIGGNGGLKGGALYGGRGGGFGGYEGLDNVGIDGLGGASTGTLTPGENNAGFGGGGGSSFFRGGNGGFGGGGGGGSTPASIGFGGFGGGNPAPNASGGGGAGFGGAIFIRSGSLDLQDTSFTNNSTVGGIGDSGGQGLGGAIFVVPAELTGQTGRPAPTVTGTNVSFVNNSASNDAGVVANNDNLFGPTTFPAPTLVGMIADQLIIENSPFNFILPTGLFNDVDGEGSLTYVATLADGSPLPGSLTLNGSSFSGTPSLNFNGTLQIKITAFNTSKASVSTIFDLIVVNPIANQSIQEDSSFNFTVPDNAFEDFVDSAGGSVTYTATLANGSPLPGSLSFDGRSFSGTPPLNFSGAISIKVTATNNNASISDVFVLTVTSVNDVPVALADIALSSYNLPIEGSVATNDSDVDVNSILTYSLLAPVDGLTLNPDGSYLFNPNVFITSGNSSDTLLANYRVTDEFGAFSDSTLTINLSGNAPIGSPTATLEDIKKNTSLVPTSLVFSAADLLDGFSDPDGDSISLVNLTASNGTLVNNNDGTYTFTPTADFTGVVNLSYGVSDGTYTLRGQTRTFNVLPYDFSIPKNTAVTVNNSTLLAGVVNVDNDPLSVSNLTASIGTLINKSDGSYTFIPPVDFAGLITLTYDVSDGQNPPSQQTRTVEVTNQLFPVFDGGDPSYSNKAGVSDLIKVYWGYDTNGNIIGSARSFAELRFWTPNILVNDIQSINFTKVLAATPSMIGVAGISASNNSGIGSGQSGIRDILGLLERFGSILDPNFPYGQSSATVTNYLTSLYMNVDGSHAGFVNLSNPDLKFALEQDKPITESYAYWVLHIDNTVNHPRSRYGYYGYYNYVTLSLEQNAPPVATPKSLSFTEDAGFFYPELQSTIDFALGLLLPGVEDEIVSSNPSSWFAQNALVRVDGIPGLQTLRQSILYYEGDPSDVVLADTGNAAYQHLAQGATKTIVGSYTVQDDFYKTGTAPLTVTFTGVNDAPVAVADTNSGLTNTIIEGSVATNDSDVDDGAILTYSLIAPLDGLTLNADGSYSLDATHFSFSFGQTVGAIANYRVTDEFGAFSDSTLTLTLVQNSPPTGEPTDISLSNNTVIENVVPGTAIGLFTAIDPDVNDSFSYSLVSGEGDTDNANFEIVGNQLRINASPDFETKSSYSIRVKTTDQGNLSTEKTFTVTINNLDEVAPTITSGSTVKAINENSGASQIVYSVASIDTGDIATGATTYSLKNEGDFAAFTINSISGQVSLIANPDFETKSSYSFTVIATDAANNASEKAVTLGINNLDEVAPTITSGVTATTINENSGANQIIYIIVATDLVDFTDGVVTYSLKNERDFAALIINSTSGQVSLIANPDFETKSSYSFTVIATDGANNASEKAVTLGINNLDEVTPDLNQAPVLTVPTAKTVNQNTPLILGGISIADPDAGSGNQTVTLSATSGTITLASTAGLTILAGGSGSSNLTFSGTLNNVNAALKNLIYQSNSTFSGSDTINLTVNDNGNTGSGGAKQDSDSIAVTVKAVTQTAPSLSTDILAVNSVRTTIIADFNNDNLSDIGYTNSLNAFYVAINNGAGGYLSRVTFPTNKKPGGGAVTNLNGHAGLDLILPNKTTNNVSVFLSNGTASPTITTVTTGTNPVFVVTGDFNEDSNKDMAVANYGNNTVSVFLGNGVGGFSSPTSLTAGSKPSAMAVGDFNGDGKSDLAVTNYSANTVSIFQGAGDGTFGTKTDYLTGTSPNSVAVGDFDKDGDFDLVVNNNKSNTLSVFLNNGSGGFSPKTDIALSANLSAYSVTVGDFNSDSNLDLRVANNLTNNAGILTGDGLGNFSAISNLTIIQIPSV; this is encoded by the coding sequence ATGACAGATAGTACCGTGCGCTATTTATCGCAAATGTTAAAACCAATCCTAGCTAATTTCGCCGATTCTGATGATTTTACAGTTCAAATGGCAGAAATCTTTGGCATTAGTGCAGAAGTGGATATTTTACGGCAACAGTGGAAAAATGAATCTTGGGTTTTGCCAACCGTAGAGTTAGTTAGTTCATCGGTGATTAATGGTGCATTAGGGGCGTATTCGCTACAAACAGGTAAGATTTATTTATCTCAAGAATTAATAAATAGTAACAATACAGATTTAATTATCGGAATTTTGTTAGAGGAGTACGGACATCACGTTGACGGACTTCTTAATGTCACCGATACCCTAGGGGATGAAGGGGAATTATTCTCTAACCTACTGCGGGGGATTATCCTAAGCGAAGCTCAGTTACATAATATCTCCACAGAAAATGACCATGCAACCATTGTTATCAATGGAGAGGAAACCCCCATTGAGATGGATGCTAGTACCTTCATCGTCAACAGTACCGATGACACAGATGATGGCGACATTAATAATGGTGTAACGACTCTGCGGGAGGCGGTTAATGCAGCTAATGCCAGTAGCGGAGCAGACACCATTACCTTCGGCGGCTCAGTTTTCACTGATGATACCCCAGACAAGATTATCCTAACTAACGGACAACTGTTTATCAATGACAGCCTGACAATTATCGGCACGGGCATCAACCAACTCACCCTCAGCGGCGATGCCAATAACAGCGGTAATAATGACGGGGGTGACGTCCGCCTGTTCTTCGTTAACCAAGGGACTGTCAACCTCTCAAACTTGACCTTAAGTGGCGGTCGGAGTCAAGGAGGCAACGGACAAGAGTCCGGCGGTGGTGGTGGAGCGGGTATGGGGGGAGCTTTATTTATCAACGATGGCATAGTGAAACTGGGTAATATAACCTTCACCAACAACCAAGCTATTGGAGGCAATGGCGGTTTGAAGGGCGGCGCACTTTATGGTGGTAGAGGGGGAGGCTTCGGTGGCTACGAAGGTCTTGACAACGTTGGAATCGATGGCTTGGGCGGTGCTAGTACTGGTACTCTAACGCCCGGAGAAAACAACGCAGGCTTTGGCGGTGGTGGCGGTAGCAGTTTCTTCCGAGGAGGCAACGGAGGTTTCGGCGGTGGTGGTGGTGGTGGCAGCACCCCGGCGTCGATTGGCTTCGGTGGCTTCGGTGGTGGCAATCCTGCCCCTAATGCTAGTGGTGGTGGTGGTGCCGGTTTTGGCGGGGCAATCTTCATCCGCTCTGGGTCTCTCGATCTGCAAGACACCAGTTTTACCAATAACAGCACCGTTGGCGGTATCGGTGATTCTGGTGGGCAAGGATTGGGGGGTGCCATTTTTGTTGTTCCCGCCGAGCTGACAGGGCAAACGGGAAGACCAGCCCCTACCGTAACTGGCACTAATGTTAGCTTTGTAAATAATTCCGCAAGTAACGATGCTGGTGTTGTGGCCAATAATGATAATTTGTTTGGTCCGACTACTTTTCCAGCGCCAACGTTAGTTGGGATGATTGCCGACCAATTGATCATAGAGAATAGCCCCTTTAACTTTATTCTGCCCACTGGTCTCTTTAATGATGTGGATGGGGAAGGAAGCCTTACCTATGTAGCGACATTAGCTGATGGTAGTCCTCTACCTGGTTCTTTAACCTTGAATGGAAGCAGTTTTAGTGGTACGCCTTCCCTCAACTTTAATGGCACTCTTCAGATCAAAATCACAGCCTTTAATACCAGTAAGGCGAGTGTCAGTACTATCTTTGACTTGATAGTAGTCAATCCCATCGCCAACCAATCTATTCAAGAGGATAGTTCCTTTAACTTCACTGTGCCAGATAATGCTTTTGAAGATTTTGTGGACAGTGCAGGAGGCAGTGTAACCTATACGGCAACTTTAGCGAATGGTAGTCCTCTACCTGGTTCGTTAAGCTTTGATGGTCGCAGTTTTAGTGGAACGCCTCCCTTGAACTTTTCTGGTGCTATTTCCATCAAAGTTACTGCCACCAATAACAATGCTAGTATAAGCGACGTTTTCGTGCTAACTGTAACATCCGTTAATGACGTGCCTGTAGCGTTAGCCGATATAGCTCTTAGCTCTTATAACCTGCCGATTGAGGGTTCGGTAGCTACTAACGATAGCGACGTTGACGTTAACTCGATTCTGACCTACAGCCTGCTTGCTCCTGTTGACGGTCTGACCCTCAACCCAGATGGGAGTTACCTTTTCAATCCAAATGTCTTTATTACGTCTGGAAATTCGAGTGATACCCTGCTCGCTAATTATCGAGTTACTGATGAGTTTGGAGCATTCAGCGACAGCACCCTCACGATTAACCTTTCAGGAAATGCCCCCATTGGCTCACCCACCGCTACCTTAGAAGATATTAAAAAAAATACCTCTCTTGTTCCTACCTCTCTTGTTTTCAGTGCCGCTGATCTTTTGGATGGATTTAGCGATCCAGATGGGGATAGTATCTCCCTCGTTAATTTAACAGCGAGTAATGGCACTTTAGTCAATAACAACGATGGGACTTATACTTTTACGCCTACAGCTGACTTTACTGGCGTTGTAAATCTCTCCTACGGTGTCAGTGATGGGACTTATACTCTCAGGGGACAAACTCGCACTTTCAATGTCTTACCATACGACTTCTCCATTCCGAAAAATACGGCCGTTACTGTTAATAACAGCACTTTATTGGCAGGGGTTGTTAATGTTGATAATGACCCTTTATCAGTATCTAACTTAACGGCGAGTATTGGCACTTTAATCAATAAAAGTGATGGAAGTTATACCTTCATTCCTCCCGTTGACTTTGCTGGATTAATAACCCTTACCTACGATGTCAGTGATGGGCAAAATCCTCCCAGCCAGCAAACTCGTACGGTAGAAGTAACAAACCAACTCTTCCCTGTCTTTGACGGTGGCGATCCATCATATAGCAATAAGGCTGGAGTTAGCGATCTAATTAAGGTCTATTGGGGCTATGATACCAACGGAAATATTATCGGCTCAGCTAGAAGCTTTGCGGAGCTTAGGTTCTGGACTCCGAACATATTAGTTAATGATATCCAGAGCATTAATTTTACCAAAGTCTTAGCAGCCACTCCCAGCATGATTGGCGTAGCTGGTATCAGCGCGAGTAATAATTCGGGTATTGGTAGCGGTCAGAGTGGAATACGGGATATTCTAGGCTTGTTAGAGCGATTCGGCAGCATCCTCGATCCAAATTTCCCATACGGGCAGAGCAGCGCGACCGTTACAAACTACTTAACTAGTCTGTACATGAACGTGGATGGTTCTCATGCAGGTTTCGTAAATCTCAGCAATCCAGACCTTAAATTTGCGTTGGAGCAAGATAAACCAATCACCGAATCCTACGCTTACTGGGTACTGCATATTGACAACACAGTAAACCATCCTCGTTCGAGGTATGGATACTATGGATACTATAACTATGTGACTTTGAGCCTGGAGCAAAACGCACCTCCTGTAGCCACGCCTAAATCATTGTCCTTCACAGAAGACGCGGGCTTTTTCTATCCGGAACTTCAATCTACGATTGATTTTGCTTTGGGGCTTCTTTTACCAGGGGTTGAGGATGAAATTGTCTCCTCGAACCCTAGCAGCTGGTTCGCCCAGAATGCTCTTGTCCGTGTCGATGGAATTCCGGGACTACAGACTCTAAGGCAAAGTATTCTCTATTATGAGGGGGATCCCTCAGATGTTGTACTTGCTGACACAGGTAATGCGGCTTACCAACATCTCGCTCAAGGGGCAACTAAGACCATCGTGGGGTCTTATACCGTTCAAGATGACTTTTACAAAACGGGTACAGCGCCTCTCACCGTCACCTTTACTGGGGTAAATGATGCGCCCGTCGCCGTAGCAGATACCAATAGTGGTTTGACTAATACTATTATTGAAGGATCAGTTGCTACTAACGATAGTGATGTTGATGATGGAGCAATTTTAACCTACAGCCTGATCGCTCCTTTGGACGGTCTGACTCTCAACGCTGACGGGAGTTACAGCTTGGATGCAACTCACTTCTCATTTTCTTTTGGTCAAACCGTTGGTGCGATCGCTAACTATCGAGTTACCGACGAGTTTGGAGCCTTCAGTGACAGTACCCTGACGCTTACCCTAGTCCAGAATAGTCCTCCAACTGGAGAGCCGACTGACATTAGCCTTAGCAACAATACCGTTATTGAAAACGTAGTGCCTGGAACCGCAATTGGTCTTTTCACAGCCATCGACCCAGACGTAAACGACAGTTTTAGCTATAGTTTAGTATCGGGTGAGGGAGACACCGACAACGCCAACTTCGAGATTGTGGGTAACCAACTGCGAATTAATGCTTCCCCAGATTTTGAAACGAAAAGTAGTTACAGCATTCGGGTAAAAACGACGGATCAAGGCAATTTATCCACTGAAAAAACCTTCACTGTTACTATCAATAACTTAGATGAAGTAGCCCCGACAATTACTTCTGGCTCAACCGTCAAAGCAATCAATGAAAATAGTGGAGCAAGTCAGATAGTTTATTCTGTAGCCTCTATTGATACAGGCGATATTGCAACAGGTGCAACTACCTATAGCCTGAAAAACGAAGGAGACTTTGCCGCCTTCACTATTAACAGCATATCAGGACAAGTCAGCCTAATAGCTAATCCTGATTTTGAAACTAAATCAAGCTATAGCTTTACCGTTATTGCCACCGATGCGGCTAATAATGCTTCAGAAAAGGCTGTTACTTTAGGCATAAATAACCTCGATGAAGTAGCTCCAACAATCACCTCTGGGGTTACAGCCACCACCATTAATGAAAATAGTGGGGCTAATCAGATTATTTACATCATCGTTGCTACCGACTTAGTAGATTTTACTGATGGTGTTGTAACCTATAGCCTGAAAAACGAAAGAGACTTTGCTGCCTTAATTATTAACAGCACATCAGGACAAGTCAGCCTGATAGCTAATCCTGATTTTGAAACTAAATCAAGCTATAGTTTTACGGTTATTGCCACCGATGGGGCTAATAATGCCTCAGAAAAAGCTGTTACTTTAGGCATAAATAACCTAGACGAAGTAACCCCTGATTTAAACCAAGCCCCTGTATTAACCGTGCCAACTGCAAAAACTGTCAACCAAAATACCCCCCTGATCCTCGGTGGTATAAGCATCGCAGATCCAGATGCAGGTAGTGGCAACCAAACTGTCACCCTTTCCGCCACATCAGGAACCATCACCCTAGCCAGTACCGCAGGTTTGACCATCTTGGCAGGGGGTAGTGGTAGCAGTAACCTAACCTTTAGCGGTACCCTCAATAATGTCAATGCCGCTTTAAAGAACCTCATCTATCAAAGTAATAGTACCTTTAGCGGCTCAGATACAATTAACCTGACAGTCAATGATAATGGCAATACAGGCTCAGGTGGTGCTAAACAAGATAGTGACTCCATTGCCGTGACGGTTAAAGCCGTAACTCAAACAGCACCTTCTTTATCTACGGATATTTTAGCAGTGAACTCTGTACGCACCACCATCATTGCCGACTTTAATAACGATAATCTCTCTGACATTGGTTATACAAACTCCCTCAATGCTTTCTATGTGGCTATCAATAACGGTGCGGGGGGTTATCTTTCTCGTGTCACCTTTCCCACTAATAAAAAACCAGGAGGAGGGGCAGTAACCAACTTGAATGGTCATGCAGGTCTGGACCTAATTTTACCAAATAAGACAACGAATAATGTCTCAGTATTTCTCAGCAATGGTACAGCCTCACCAACAATCACCACCGTTACCACTGGTACTAATCCTGTGTTTGTGGTGACTGGAGACTTTAACGAAGATAGTAACAAAGATATGGCCGTAGCTAATTATGGCAATAATACCGTTTCCGTTTTTTTAGGCAATGGAGTGGGTGGCTTCTCCTCTCCTACCTCTTTAACCGCAGGTTCTAAACCATCGGCCATGGCCGTGGGGGACTTTAACGGAGACGGTAAATCAGATTTAGCCGTAACCAATTATAGTGCCAATACAGTTTCTATCTTCCAGGGAGCAGGTGATGGTACCTTCGGGACAAAGACGGATTATCTGACAGGTACAAGCCCCAACTCCGTTGCTGTTGGCGATTTTGACAAGGACGGGGATTTTGATTTAGTCGTTAATAACAACAAATCGAATACCCTGTCTGTCTTCCTCAACAACGGCAGTGGTGGGTTTAGTCCAAAAACAGATATCGCCCTCAGTGCTAATTTATCTGCCTACAGTGTAACGGTAGGAGACTTCAATAGCGATAGTAACCTAGACTTAAGAGTGGCCAATAATTTAACCAATAATGCTGGTATCTTAACAGGGGATGGTCTTGGCAACTTTTCTGCTATCTCAAACCTAACCATAATTCAGATTCCATCAGTTTAA